Proteins encoded within one genomic window of Pseudomonas cannabina:
- a CDS encoding DUF1624 domain-containing protein, with protein MTTAVQPTRAPASRLRSIDALRGLIILFMLLDHVRETFFLHRQVLDPMDITATEPALFFSRTLAHLCAPLFVLLTGLSAYLYGEKYQGKSDVSAFLLKRGLFLIALEFTLVSFAWTFEFPPTVIYLQVIWAIGLSMVALSLMVYLPRWALVVIGVVIIAGHNLLDSLHFGVESAMHIPWAILHDRGWIEVSDNLRFRTSYPLLPWIGIIALGYAAGPWFVAGFDAAKRRKNLWACGLGALLGFLVLRMINGYGEKPWSVGETTMQTVMSFFNITKYPPSLLFISLTLGIGMLILIAFERSQEKSWLRPLVVLGSAPMFFYLLHLYVLKILYLIALAIWGANQGKYFGFDHMWGVWLTSVILAVVLFPAVRWFSALKARRRDISWLKYL; from the coding sequence ATGACAACAGCTGTTCAACCCACCCGGGCGCCGGCCTCCCGGCTTCGCTCGATTGATGCTCTGCGCGGGCTGATTATCCTTTTCATGTTGCTGGACCATGTGCGGGAAACGTTCTTTCTGCACCGGCAGGTGCTGGACCCCATGGACATCACGGCCACTGAGCCGGCGCTGTTCTTCAGCCGCACGCTGGCGCATTTGTGTGCGCCGCTGTTCGTGCTGTTGACCGGGCTTTCGGCGTATCTGTATGGCGAGAAGTACCAGGGTAAAAGCGACGTTTCGGCGTTCCTGCTCAAGCGCGGGCTGTTTCTGATCGCGCTGGAATTCACCCTGGTGAGCTTCGCCTGGACCTTCGAGTTCCCGCCAACCGTCATCTACCTGCAGGTGATCTGGGCTATCGGCCTGAGCATGGTGGCGCTGTCGCTGATGGTGTACCTGCCGCGCTGGGCGCTGGTGGTCATCGGTGTAGTGATCATTGCCGGGCACAACCTGCTGGACTCACTGCATTTCGGCGTCGAGTCGGCCATGCACATTCCGTGGGCGATTCTGCATGATCGTGGCTGGATCGAGGTGTCCGATAACCTGCGCTTCCGCACGTCCTACCCGTTGTTGCCGTGGATCGGCATCATCGCGCTGGGCTACGCGGCCGGGCCTTGGTTTGTGGCGGGTTTTGACGCGGCAAAGCGTCGGAAAAATCTGTGGGCCTGCGGGCTGGGTGCGCTGCTGGGCTTCCTGGTGCTGCGCATGATCAATGGCTATGGCGAAAAGCCGTGGAGCGTTGGCGAGACGACCATGCAAACGGTCATGAGCTTTTTCAACATCACCAAGTACCCGCCATCGCTGCTGTTCATCAGCCTGACGCTGGGCATCGGCATGCTGATCCTGATCGCATTCGAGCGCAGTCAAGAGAAAAGCTGGTTGCGGCCGCTGGTGGTACTCGGTTCAGCACCGATGTTTTTCTACTTGCTGCATCTGTACGTGCTGAAGATTCTGTACCTGATCGCGCTGGCTATCTGGGGTGCGAATCAGGGCAAATACTTCGGCTTCGACCACATGTGGGGCGTCTGGTTGACGTCGGTCATATTGGCCGTGGTGCTGTTTCCGGCCGTGCGCTGGTTCTCCGCACTCAAGGCGCGTCGCCGGGATATCAGCTGGCTGAAGTATTTGTAA
- a CDS encoding ABC transporter ATP-binding protein, which produces MALLHVENLRVEIPLGQDTLHAVRGLDFEVERGEMLCIVGESGCGKSLTSLALMDLLPRKARRTATTLSLDGIDMLTQSERQMCDLRGNRLAMIFQEPMTSLNPAYSIGDQLSEVLTRHRKVSRKEALQRAAQMLEKVGISNAGERLRQYPHQLSGGLRQRVIIAMALMCEPDVIIADEPTTALDVTIQAQILRLIRDIQKEFGLAVIFITHDLGLVARIADRVAVMYAGQIVETAPAVELFENPQHPYTRGLLASIPIPGRTQPGQPLGSIPGLVPSLVGEQHGCAFRNRCPQAITACADEVPPVHSHNHMTRCLFASAGAEPVLQREGMTS; this is translated from the coding sequence ATGGCGCTGTTGCATGTTGAAAACCTGCGTGTCGAGATCCCGCTCGGGCAAGACACGCTCCACGCAGTGCGCGGCCTGGACTTTGAAGTCGAGCGCGGCGAAATGCTGTGCATCGTCGGCGAGTCGGGTTGCGGCAAATCCCTGACTTCGCTGGCACTCATGGACCTGCTGCCGCGCAAGGCCCGGCGCACCGCGACCACCCTGAGCCTGGACGGCATCGACATGCTGACCCAGAGCGAACGGCAGATGTGCGACCTGCGCGGCAATCGTCTGGCGATGATCTTTCAGGAACCCATGACCTCACTGAACCCGGCGTACAGCATCGGCGATCAGCTCAGCGAAGTGCTGACCCGGCACCGCAAGGTATCGCGCAAGGAAGCCCTGCAACGTGCGGCGCAGATGCTCGAAAAAGTCGGCATCAGCAACGCCGGCGAGCGCCTGCGCCAGTACCCGCATCAGTTGTCGGGCGGCCTGCGTCAGCGGGTGATCATTGCCATGGCGCTAATGTGCGAACCGGACGTGATCATTGCCGACGAGCCCACGACCGCGCTGGACGTGACCATTCAGGCGCAAATCCTGCGCCTGATACGCGACATCCAGAAAGAGTTCGGTCTGGCGGTGATTTTCATCACCCACGATTTGGGGCTGGTGGCGCGGATAGCCGACCGGGTGGCGGTGATGTACGCCGGGCAGATCGTCGAAACCGCCCCGGCGGTCGAGCTGTTCGAGAACCCGCAACATCCGTACACGCGTGGCCTGCTGGCGAGCATTCCGATCCCCGGACGCACTCAGCCGGGCCAACCGCTGGGTTCGATTCCGGGGCTGGTGCCCAGCCTGGTCGGTGAACAACACGGCTGCGCCTTCCGCAACCGTTGCCCGCAGGCGATAACAGCCTGCGCCGATGAAGTACCGCCCGTTCACAGCCATAACCACATGACCCGCTGCCTGTTTGCCTCGGCGGGCGCCGAACCTGTGTTGCAGCGTGAGGGCATGACGTCATGA
- the folE2 gene encoding GTP cyclohydrolase FolE2 yields the protein MNSPLPDVALTEVSSALIALDWVGMQGVEVPLMLGEPGATHPVHAYADLQVDLADPSVKGIHMSRLYRLLDGFAEHQLLTPDSLSALLEAMVESHADCHSSGARITLTFNLLCRRPALITEGLSGWKSYPVRLEAIWRAGRLCLDVSADITYSSTCPCSAALSRQLLEEAFAARFGRQSFVDRMQVAAWLRENASYATPHSQRSVATVRVRAAEQASELGLMALIDAVEQALGTPVQTAVKRADEQAFARLNGQNLMYVEDAARKIQQALEGHYAASSVSVRHFESLHPHDAAAQTSNYLS from the coding sequence ATGAACAGCCCCCTCCCAGACGTTGCCCTGACGGAAGTGTCCTCGGCCCTGATCGCACTCGACTGGGTCGGCATGCAAGGCGTCGAAGTGCCGCTGATGCTGGGCGAGCCGGGTGCTACACATCCAGTGCATGCCTACGCGGACCTGCAGGTCGACCTGGCCGATCCGAGCGTCAAGGGCATTCACATGTCGCGGCTCTACCGACTGCTTGACGGTTTTGCCGAGCATCAATTACTCACGCCCGACTCCTTGTCTGCGCTGCTGGAGGCGATGGTCGAGAGCCACGCCGATTGCCACTCCAGCGGCGCACGCATCACGCTGACCTTCAATCTGTTGTGCCGTCGTCCGGCGCTGATCACCGAAGGGCTGAGCGGCTGGAAGTCCTATCCGGTCAGGCTTGAGGCCATCTGGCGGGCAGGGCGTTTGTGTCTCGACGTCTCTGCCGACATCACCTATTCGTCCACTTGCCCGTGCTCGGCGGCGCTGTCTCGACAACTGCTGGAAGAGGCATTTGCCGCACGCTTTGGCCGGCAGTCGTTTGTCGACCGGATGCAGGTCGCGGCCTGGCTGCGGGAAAACGCTTCGTACGCCACACCGCACAGCCAGCGCAGTGTGGCAACGGTGCGCGTGCGGGCGGCCGAGCAGGCCAGCGAACTGGGCCTGATGGCGCTGATCGATGCCGTCGAGCAGGCGCTGGGTACGCCGGTGCAGACCGCCGTCAAGCGCGCCGACGAGCAGGCTTTCGCCCGGCTCAATGGCCAGAACCTGATGTACGTCGAAGATGCTGCACGCAAGATCCAGCAGGCGCTTGAGGGCCACTACGCAGCCTCCAGCGTCAGTGTGCGTCACTTCGAAAGCCTGCATCCCCACGATGCAGCCGCGCAGACCTCCAACTACCTGTCCTGA
- a CDS encoding LysR substrate-binding domain-containing protein has protein sequence MQLYGVQSTALRYFLEVARCGSISEASIRLNVASSAVSRQISKLERELDALLFERQARGMMLSEAGIRLAAYARKSQLEAEQVVLEITELQGLQRGHVRIACSEGFALDFLPQCIARFRQVYQGIHFSMEVCAPAQATERVRSGDADLCLTFSLTPQNEIKVEHIHSGAICAVVSHNHPLASRKEVTLAELQPYAIALTNTDTTLRQLFDICCGVQGLMFDPVLTSNYIGSLLRFVSEEGGISLSSEMTLDKRVHEKQLKSLPISDEGMKARRIELQSMAGRNLPAAVAAFRDFLIDELAKT, from the coding sequence ATGCAACTTTACGGCGTGCAATCCACGGCTTTGCGCTATTTCCTCGAAGTGGCACGTTGCGGATCGATCAGCGAGGCGTCGATCCGCCTCAATGTGGCGTCGTCGGCGGTCAGTCGGCAGATCAGCAAGCTGGAACGCGAGCTGGATGCGCTGCTGTTCGAGCGCCAGGCGCGGGGCATGATGCTCAGCGAAGCGGGCATTCGTCTGGCGGCCTATGCGCGCAAATCCCAGCTGGAGGCCGAGCAGGTGGTGCTGGAAATCACCGAATTGCAAGGCTTGCAGCGCGGCCATGTGCGCATCGCCTGCTCGGAGGGTTTCGCGCTGGATTTCCTGCCGCAGTGCATCGCGCGGTTCCGGCAGGTGTATCAGGGCATTCATTTCTCGATGGAGGTCTGCGCCCCGGCCCAAGCCACCGAACGGGTGCGCTCGGGCGATGCCGACCTGTGCCTGACGTTCAGCCTGACGCCGCAGAACGAAATCAAGGTCGAGCACATTCACAGCGGCGCCATCTGCGCGGTGGTCAGCCACAATCACCCGCTGGCGTCGCGCAAAGAGGTCACCCTGGCCGAGTTGCAGCCTTACGCCATCGCGCTGACCAACACCGACACGACGTTGCGCCAGTTGTTCGACATCTGCTGCGGCGTGCAGGGCCTGATGTTCGACCCGGTGCTGACCAGCAACTACATCGGTTCGCTACTCAGATTCGTCAGCGAGGAGGGCGGGATCAGCCTGTCCAGCGAAATGACCCTGGACAAGCGCGTGCACGAAAAGCAGCTCAAATCCCTGCCGATCAGCGATGAAGGCATGAAAGCGCGGCGTATCGAGCTGCAAAGCATGGCGGGGCGCAACCTGCCGGCAGCGGTCGCGGCGTTCCGGGATTTTCTGATCGACGAGCTGGCAAAGACCTGA
- a CDS encoding M20 family metallopeptidase: MSSRSHAIENATEQFDNGTFFALLGDSVAYSTQSQEAASLPELYHYLNEFITPHVERLGFSVQVHDNPVAGRGPLMIATRLEDPALPTLLSYGHGDVVRGYDAQWQAGLSPWKVTERGDRWYGRGTADNKGQHLINLTALEQTLKARDGTLGFNVKLLLEMGEEDGSPGLSAFCQAHAEELAADIFIASDGPRLAAARPTLFLGSRGVFNFELTVNLREGAHHSGNWGGLLANPGIILANAIASMVDEHGRVKVAGLMPAAIPEAVKTALADIEVGGGPGDPDIDPNWGDPALSLSEKVFGWNTLDILAFKTGNPDAPVHAIPGKAHALCHIRFVVDSDYNAFIPAVRAHLDAHGFTQVEVRQTRMDVMHATRLSPDSPWVGWALESLATTTGKKPALLPNLGGSLPNDVFAEVLGLPTVWVPHSYPACSQHAPDEHLLAPVVKESLQIMAGLFWDLGTDGARLTREHRAQELRE, encoded by the coding sequence ATGAGTAGCCGTTCACATGCCATCGAAAACGCCACCGAGCAGTTCGACAACGGCACCTTTTTCGCCCTGCTTGGCGACAGCGTCGCGTACTCCACTCAAAGCCAGGAGGCCGCGAGCCTGCCGGAGCTTTACCATTATCTGAACGAGTTCATCACCCCGCATGTCGAGCGGCTTGGTTTCAGCGTCCAGGTGCACGACAACCCGGTAGCCGGGCGCGGGCCGCTGATGATCGCCACCCGCCTCGAAGACCCGGCGCTGCCGACCCTGCTCAGCTACGGCCATGGTGACGTGGTGCGCGGTTACGATGCGCAGTGGCAAGCGGGCCTGTCACCGTGGAAGGTAACCGAGCGCGGTGATCGCTGGTACGGCCGTGGCACGGCGGACAACAAAGGCCAGCATCTGATCAATCTGACCGCGCTCGAACAAACCCTCAAGGCGCGCGACGGCACGCTGGGTTTCAACGTCAAACTGCTGCTGGAAATGGGCGAAGAAGACGGCTCGCCGGGCCTCAGTGCGTTCTGCCAGGCGCATGCCGAAGAGCTTGCGGCGGATATTTTCATCGCCTCCGACGGCCCGCGTCTGGCCGCCGCGCGCCCTACCCTGTTTCTCGGCTCGCGCGGGGTGTTCAACTTCGAGCTGACGGTGAACCTGCGCGAAGGCGCGCACCATTCCGGCAACTGGGGCGGGCTGCTGGCCAACCCCGGCATCATTCTGGCCAATGCGATTGCCAGCATGGTCGATGAGCACGGCCGGGTGAAAGTCGCGGGGCTCATGCCCGCAGCCATTCCCGAGGCGGTCAAAACGGCGCTGGCGGATATCGAGGTCGGTGGCGGTCCCGGTGATCCGGACATCGACCCTAATTGGGGCGACCCGGCGCTGTCGCTCAGCGAAAAAGTCTTCGGCTGGAACACCTTGGATATCCTCGCCTTCAAGACCGGCAACCCGGACGCACCGGTACACGCCATCCCCGGCAAGGCCCACGCGCTGTGCCACATCCGCTTTGTGGTCGACAGCGACTACAACGCCTTTATCCCTGCGGTACGTGCGCATCTGGACGCACACGGTTTCACTCAGGTCGAGGTCCGGCAGACGCGCATGGACGTGATGCACGCCACGCGCCTGTCACCGGACAGCCCGTGGGTCGGCTGGGCGCTGGAGTCGCTGGCCACCACCACCGGCAAGAAGCCCGCGCTGCTGCCCAATCTGGGTGGTTCGCTGCCCAACGACGTGTTCGCTGAAGTGCTGGGCCTGCCGACGGTCTGGGTGCCACACTCGTACCCGGCGTGCTCGCAGCATGCCCCCGACGAGCATTTGCTGGCGCCGGTGGTCAAAGAAAGTCTGCAAATCATGGCCGGGCTGTTCTGGGACCTTGGCACCGACGGCGCACGGCTGACCCGCGAGCATCGGGCACAGGAGCTGCGTGAATGA
- a CDS encoding ABC transporter substrate-binding protein, with amino-acid sequence MGIKGFARSIALLSLFSSFSALAGKADDTLVYASDSEPENISPYHNDLREGVILGRLIWDNLVYRNPDNGHYEPMLATRWKQVDDTTIDFQLREGVKFHNGDPFTADDVVFTLNYVVSPDAKVVTVQNVDWIKSAEKLGDYSVRLHLKKPFPPALEYLSNAVPMFPKKYFEQFGIAGFSRKPIGTGPYKVTAIATGEGVKMDKNPDYFKDSPQGQPKIGHINFRVIADAETRLAELMTGGIDWTWRVAPDQAENLKAMPNLVVTSGATMRIGFLILDARGTSSADSPMKHLKVRQAINYAINRDGLASQLVGGESKPLQVACYPGQFGCDTTAATVYNYDPAKAKALLAEAGYPNGFETEIFAYRDRDYVEAIIGNLRAVGINAKLRYLKYAALRDQQRGGKVPMSFQAWGSFSILDTSASAGTWFKGNPDDNIKDPQVQGWLQTADNALDPQVRKDNYRKALQRISEQAYWAPLFNYSMNYAYVSDLNFKPYPDELPRFVLSSWK; translated from the coding sequence ATGGGCATCAAGGGTTTCGCTCGCAGCATCGCGCTATTGAGCCTGTTCAGCAGTTTTTCCGCCCTGGCAGGCAAGGCCGACGACACGCTGGTCTACGCCTCCGACAGTGAGCCGGAAAACATCAGCCCCTATCACAACGACTTGCGCGAAGGCGTGATTCTCGGTCGCCTGATCTGGGACAATCTGGTCTATCGCAACCCTGACAACGGCCACTATGAACCCATGCTGGCCACCCGCTGGAAACAGGTCGACGACACCACTATCGATTTCCAGCTGCGCGAGGGCGTGAAGTTTCACAATGGCGACCCGTTCACCGCCGATGACGTGGTGTTCACCCTTAATTACGTCGTGTCGCCCGACGCCAAAGTGGTCACGGTACAGAACGTCGACTGGATCAAGAGCGCCGAAAAGCTCGGTGACTACAGCGTCCGCCTGCACCTGAAAAAGCCTTTCCCGCCTGCGCTGGAATACCTGTCCAACGCCGTACCGATGTTTCCGAAAAAGTATTTCGAACAGTTCGGAATCGCCGGGTTCAGCCGTAAGCCGATTGGCACCGGGCCTTATAAGGTCACGGCCATCGCCACCGGCGAAGGCGTGAAGATGGACAAGAACCCCGACTACTTCAAGGACAGCCCGCAGGGCCAGCCGAAGATTGGTCATATCAACTTCCGGGTCATCGCCGACGCCGAAACGCGCCTGGCCGAGCTGATGACTGGCGGCATCGACTGGACCTGGCGCGTAGCCCCCGATCAGGCGGAAAACCTCAAGGCCATGCCCAACCTGGTGGTCACCAGCGGCGCGACCATGCGCATCGGCTTTCTGATTCTCGACGCGCGCGGCACCTCCAGCGCCGATTCGCCGATGAAACACCTGAAAGTGCGTCAGGCGATCAATTACGCGATCAACCGCGACGGCCTTGCCTCGCAACTGGTCGGCGGCGAGAGCAAGCCGTTACAGGTCGCCTGCTACCCCGGCCAGTTCGGCTGTGACACCACGGCCGCCACGGTCTACAACTACGACCCGGCCAAGGCCAAAGCGCTGCTTGCCGAAGCCGGTTACCCGAACGGCTTCGAGACCGAAATCTTCGCTTATCGGGACCGGGACTACGTGGAAGCGATCATCGGCAACCTGCGCGCCGTGGGCATCAACGCCAAGCTGCGTTACCTGAAATACGCGGCCCTGCGTGACCAGCAGCGTGGCGGCAAGGTGCCGATGTCGTTCCAGGCCTGGGGCTCGTTCTCGATCCTCGACACCTCGGCCTCGGCCGGCACCTGGTTCAAGGGCAACCCCGACGACAACATCAAAGACCCGCAGGTCCAGGGCTGGCTGCAGACCGCCGACAACGCGCTGGACCCGCAAGTGCGCAAGGACAACTACCGCAAGGCCTTGCAGCGCATCAGCGAGCAGGCGTACTGGGCACCGTTGTTCAACTACTCGATGAACTACGCCTACGTCTCGGACCTGAACTTCAAGCCGTACCCGGACGAGCTGCCGCGCTTCGTGCTGTCGAGCTGGAAATAG
- a CDS encoding ABC transporter permease, translated as MFGFLLRRLGIALCVAITVSVISFSLLHLSGDLATAIGGPEASSEQIEQIRVQYGLNKPLVTQYFEWLADVVRLDFGDSFFFQESVYNLIASRLTITLGLGAMALSIALLIAIPLGVLAAVKRDTWVDRLALSIAVLGQAMPSFWFALMLIVVFSVTLKWLPVSGNSTWAHFVMPAIALGYYATPAIMRLTRAGMLDVLNSDYIRTARAKGLRPATVLFKHALRNALIPVVALAAVEFGFMLGGSVVIETVFSLQGIGQLAWDAIARDDFPVAQAVVLLIAVIYIVLTLLADVLNALLDPRIRVK; from the coding sequence ATGTTCGGATTTCTCTTGCGGCGCCTGGGCATTGCCTTGTGCGTAGCGATTACCGTGTCGGTGATCAGCTTTTCCCTGTTGCACCTGTCCGGCGACCTGGCCACGGCCATCGGCGGGCCGGAAGCCAGCAGCGAGCAGATCGAACAGATCCGTGTGCAATACGGCCTCAACAAACCGTTGGTCACGCAGTATTTCGAATGGCTGGCCGACGTGGTGCGCCTTGATTTTGGCGACTCGTTCTTCTTTCAGGAGTCGGTCTACAACCTGATCGCCTCGCGCCTGACGATCACCCTCGGGCTGGGCGCGATGGCGTTGAGTATCGCGCTGTTGATCGCCATTCCGCTGGGTGTGCTGGCAGCGGTGAAGCGTGACACCTGGGTGGACCGGCTGGCGCTGAGCATCGCGGTGCTGGGCCAGGCGATGCCGAGTTTCTGGTTTGCGCTGATGCTGATCGTGGTGTTCTCGGTCACTCTGAAATGGCTGCCGGTGTCAGGCAACTCGACCTGGGCGCACTTCGTCATGCCCGCCATTGCACTGGGGTATTACGCCACGCCCGCAATCATGCGCCTGACCCGTGCCGGCATGCTCGATGTGCTCAATTCCGACTACATCCGCACCGCCCGCGCCAAGGGCCTGCGCCCCGCCACCGTGCTGTTCAAACACGCGCTGCGCAACGCGCTGATTCCGGTGGTGGCACTGGCCGCTGTGGAATTCGGCTTCATGCTCGGCGGTTCGGTGGTCATCGAAACGGTCTTCTCGCTGCAGGGCATCGGCCAGCTGGCCTGGGATGCGATTGCCCGTGATGACTTTCCGGTGGCGCAGGCAGTCGTGCTGCTGATCGCGGTGATCTACATCGTCCTCACGCTGCTGGCCGACGTGCTCAATGCACTGCTCGACCCGCGCATCCGCGTGAAATAG
- a CDS encoding carbonate dehydratase, with translation MIRKNPSGHLPVIAESAYIDNTAIICGKVIIKDNVFVGPYAVIRADEVDASGDMEPIVIGANSNIQDGVVIHSKSGAAVTIGEFTSIAHRSIVHGPCMVGDHVFIGFNSVVFNCQVGNDSVVRHNSVVDGRDLPENFYVPSTTRIGPTTDLSQFPPVSISASEFSEDVAHTNIDLVRGYKALQNEF, from the coding sequence GTGATCCGTAAAAATCCGTCTGGCCATTTGCCGGTTATCGCCGAGTCTGCCTACATCGACAACACCGCGATCATCTGCGGCAAGGTGATCATCAAGGACAACGTGTTCGTCGGCCCGTACGCGGTGATCCGCGCCGACGAAGTCGATGCCAGTGGCGACATGGAGCCGATTGTCATCGGTGCCAATTCCAACATCCAGGACGGCGTGGTCATTCATTCCAAATCCGGGGCTGCGGTGACCATTGGCGAGTTCACCTCGATTGCCCACCGCTCCATCGTGCACGGACCTTGCATGGTCGGTGATCACGTGTTCATCGGCTTCAACAGTGTGGTGTTCAACTGCCAGGTCGGCAACGACAGCGTGGTGCGCCACAACTCGGTGGTCGACGGGCGTGATTTGCCGGAGAATTTCTACGTGCCGTCCACCACCCGGATAGGGCCCACTACCGATCTCTCGCAATTTCCGCCGGTGAGCATTTCGGCGTCGGAGTTTTCCGAAGACGTGGCGCACACCAACATCGACCTGGTGCGCGGCTACAAGGCCTTGCAGAACGAGTTTTGA
- a CDS encoding M20 family metallopeptidase, translated as MNDAQRQATDWLSGQYEAMESLLQRLVDTDSNSYDKAGVDAVGDLLSAQLQADGISVERIPVEGFGDVLLAELPGGPGKPVLLLGHRDTVFPKGTTATRGYTNDSELAYGPGVADMKGGLVLNCFALKALKRLGPLPFPVQILYTGDEEIGSTSARVHIEKYARQARAVLNPEPGRASGNVVSARKGGATLIIEVSGRAAHSGVNHADGASAIQALAHKVIKLHALTDYAAGITTNVGLISGGTSSNTVAPSATAKLDVRFVELRQWDDILAAVQTIVAEEELPGTSARLLEATTFLPMEARHSTELLSLYQGLAQELGFSVQGEFTGGCADSGFTASLGIPTLCGLGPVGGKVHTDGEYLELNTLVPRGQALVATILALGDV; from the coding sequence ATGAATGACGCCCAACGGCAGGCAACCGACTGGCTGAGCGGGCAGTACGAGGCGATGGAGTCGCTGCTGCAACGCCTGGTGGATACCGATTCCAACAGCTACGACAAGGCCGGGGTCGATGCGGTCGGCGATTTGCTCAGCGCACAATTGCAGGCCGACGGGATCAGCGTCGAGCGCATCCCCGTCGAGGGTTTCGGTGACGTGCTGTTGGCTGAACTGCCCGGCGGCCCCGGCAAGCCCGTGTTACTGCTCGGCCATCGCGACACGGTGTTCCCGAAAGGCACGACCGCTACACGCGGCTACACAAACGACAGCGAACTGGCCTATGGCCCCGGTGTGGCGGACATGAAAGGCGGACTGGTGCTGAACTGCTTTGCCCTTAAAGCGCTGAAACGCCTCGGCCCGCTGCCGTTTCCGGTGCAGATTCTGTACACCGGCGACGAAGAAATCGGCTCCACCAGTGCTCGTGTTCACATCGAAAAATACGCCCGACAAGCGCGCGCGGTACTCAACCCGGAACCGGGACGCGCCAGCGGTAATGTGGTCAGCGCCCGTAAAGGCGGTGCAACGCTGATCATCGAAGTCAGCGGTCGTGCGGCGCATTCAGGGGTCAACCACGCCGATGGCGCCAGCGCCATTCAGGCCTTGGCGCACAAGGTGATCAAACTGCATGCGCTGACGGATTATGCAGCGGGCATCACCACCAACGTCGGGCTGATCTCGGGCGGCACCTCCAGCAATACCGTCGCCCCCAGCGCCACGGCCAAGCTCGATGTGCGCTTTGTCGAACTCAGGCAGTGGGATGACATTCTCGCGGCGGTCCAGACCATCGTCGCCGAAGAGGAACTGCCTGGCACATCGGCCAGGCTGCTGGAAGCCACGACCTTTCTGCCGATGGAAGCCCGGCACAGCACCGAACTACTGAGTCTCTATCAGGGCCTCGCGCAGGAACTGGGTTTCAGCGTGCAAGGCGAATTCACCGGCGGCTGCGCCGATTCGGGTTTCACCGCCAGCCTCGGCATCCCGACCCTGTGCGGCCTCGGCCCGGTGGGCGGCAAGGTGCACACCGACGGCGAGTATCTGGAGCTGAACACATTGGTGCCCAGAGGTCAGGCGCTGGTGGCGACGATACTGGCGCTGGGGGATGTTTGA
- a CDS encoding ABC transporter permease — protein MSTTTSSPLVINDYQPPARSVWRTLRNSFGHRGFAIGAVLLLIILFGALFAPWLAPYDPYAQDVMLRMKPPVWMANGTWDYVLGTDKLGRDYLSRLLYGARISLFIGFSAALISGVIGTIMGLLAGYFGGKTDALISYLITTRLAMPVVMVALASASLIGGSLKVVIILLGCLLWDRFAVVVRAAVQQIRDAEYVASAQALGCSTLRILASEILPNLVGALIVVATLEMAHAILLESALSFLGVGVQPPIPSWGLMIAEGKPYMFFSPWVIAIPGVALMVLVLGINLVGDGLRDLILPDGRN, from the coding sequence ATGAGCACAACCACCTCATCGCCGCTGGTCATCAACGACTACCAGCCGCCAGCACGTAGCGTCTGGCGCACGCTGCGCAACAGCTTCGGTCATCGCGGTTTTGCAATCGGCGCGGTGCTGCTGTTGATCATCCTGTTCGGCGCGCTGTTCGCCCCTTGGCTGGCTCCCTACGACCCTTACGCACAAGACGTGATGCTGCGCATGAAACCGCCCGTGTGGATGGCCAACGGCACCTGGGATTACGTGCTCGGCACCGACAAACTGGGCCGCGATTACCTGTCGCGCCTGCTGTACGGTGCGCGCATTTCACTGTTCATCGGCTTCTCGGCAGCGCTGATCTCTGGCGTCATCGGCACCATCATGGGCTTGTTGGCGGGCTACTTCGGCGGCAAGACCGACGCGCTGATCAGCTACCTGATCACCACGCGCCTGGCGATGCCGGTAGTAATGGTCGCACTGGCCTCCGCATCGTTGATCGGCGGATCGCTGAAAGTTGTGATCATCCTGCTCGGCTGTCTGCTCTGGGACCGTTTCGCCGTGGTGGTGCGCGCTGCCGTGCAACAAATTCGCGACGCCGAATACGTCGCCTCGGCGCAGGCACTGGGTTGCTCGACGCTACGCATTCTGGCAAGCGAAATCCTGCCCAATCTGGTCGGCGCGCTGATCGTCGTCGCCACGCTGGAGATGGCTCACGCGATACTTCTGGAATCAGCACTGTCGTTCCTCGGCGTCGGCGTGCAGCCACCGATTCCGTCCTGGGGCCTGATGATCGCCGAGGGCAAACCGTACATGTTTTTTTCACCGTGGGTCATCGCCATTCCCGGCGTCGCCCTGATGGTGCTGGTGCTGGGCATCAATCTGGTCGGTGACGGCCTGCGCGACCTGATTCTGCCCGACGGGCGCAACTGA